Genomic DNA from Candidatus Koribacter versatilis Ellin345:
CGCACCGAAATGCGGGCCGCTTGATGGTAAGCAAGGTTAGGTTTACGGCAAGGTTCCGGCCATGAAAATGGTTCCGTTATCGCGTCCGCGAGGACGGACGAGGAAGACGACGTCAGCACCGCTCTTGAGGCTGCCCTGAATGCGGCGGAAATCGTCTTCGTTGGTGACGGGCTGTTTGTTGATCTCGAGGATCACGTCGCCGCGGCCAAGGCCGACAGACTCCGCAAAGCTGTCCTGCTTCACGTTGCTGACCACAACGCCCTTGGTGTTGGGCAGCTTCAACTGCTGCGCCATCTCAGGCGTAATGTTCTGCACGGTCGCACCGAACTTGCTGGGCTGGGGCTGGCCTTCGCCGCCTTCACCCTGCTCTTCGCCACCGCCGCCAAGACGCGCGGCGTAGAGCTTGGAGCGATCCGCGATCGTGACGCTTGCAGACTGTTCCTTGCCGTTGCGAACGAAGCCGACCTTCGCGGTCGAGCCCGGCTTGCGCGCAGAGATGTCAGCGACGAGTTCATCGCCATTCTTTACGGGCTTGCCATCCACAGAAACGATGGTGTCGCCCGTCTGGATGCCGGCCTTTTGTGCCGGTCCATTGGGAGTGACGTTGGCTACCGTAACGCCCGTGGTGACGCCGTAAACACGCGCTACCGCGGGATTCGCTACCGCGTTGAATTCCACGCCGATGGAGCCGCGCGAGACCTTGTGATCGGGCGCGATGAGCTGGTTATAAACCTGTATGACCGTGTTGGAGGGTAGCGCAAAGCCAACACCCTGGTAGCCGCCGCCGGTGGTGAAGATCGCGGTGTTGATGCCGATGACCTCACCGGCCATGTCCACGAGCGGACCGCCGGAGTTGCCGGGGTTGATGGCGGCGTCGGTCTGGATGAACTGCTGGAACTGGCGCTGCGGGACGATGTTGCGGCCCTTGGCGGAGACGATTCCGGCAGTCATGGTCGAGTTAAGACCGAAGGGGCTGCCGAGGGCAAGAACCCAGTCACCGACCTGTACGCCCTCGGAGTTGCCGAGCTTCGCGTAAGGAAGATCGTGCTTCACGTTGATCTTGATGACGGCGAGATCGGTTTCCTTGTCCACGCCGATGACCGTAGCGTCGTAGCTGACGGTCTCAGGGTCGCCCATGAGGTTGACCTTGATCTTGTCGGCTTTATCAACCACGTGATCGTTGGTGATGATGTAGCCCTTCGGGTCAATGATGATGCCGGAGCCAAGGGCGCGCTGACGGAGGTCCTGCTGGGGCATTTGCCCGCCGCCACCCTGGCCACCGAAGAAGCGATCGAAGAAGTCCTGGAAGGGGCTGTCCTGCCCGCCGCCCGGGCCTTGGTCCTGATCGTCCTGATTATCCTCGTCGTCATCGGGAGGCGTTTGCTGGCCGCGTCGTCCCTTGATGGAAGGGTGCTTCATGGTGGACTCGGTGTTGATGTTGACCACCGCCGGTTCGAGCTGTTTCGCAATCTGCGCGAACTGGTTGGAAAGCTGCTTGGGCTCAGGGATCTGCAGCGGAGTTGCGTCCGAGCTGCTGACCTGTTTTTCGTTGCCCTTCACAGTCGAAGAGATCACGGTTCCGATCAGAATGCCGAGCGAGAGAGTGGCCAGGATCACAAGAACAGAAGCGAACCGATTGGCTCTCAGGCGCTGCCAGGAACCGCTGGTGGGCGGTGTCATAAGTCGTCCTCCGGCAAATAATGCCAAACGAAAATTATACCTATTGCGAAGAAGTTCGCCCCAGAGCACGAAGGCGCAGGGGACGAGCACCGCTGTTGCACAGACTCGCGTTGTTGTCGTTCATCGGAAAGACGCTGCGAAATTGGGAAGCGGGAACTCTGTACAAAGCGGCTGCTCTTAATCCTTTAGTTAGACGCACTCCCTGGCGGTTTGGTAACAGAAAGTTGGGGATGCGAGGTACGGGTGACCATTCTTTACCCTATGAGACCCTGATCTCCTCCGAGGGGTGGTCTTGGCTGCCCAACAATTCCGAGAGAACCACGCCAACGAGGATCAACACAGCCCCAAGCGAGGAGCGAGAGTTGAGGCGTTCGTGGAGGATGACGAACGAAGTGGCCCAAGCAAAAACCGGCTCCAAGAGAAAAATTAACGCGGTATTCGTCGCCGGCATGAACTGCTGCGCCCAGGCTTGCACCGTGAATGCTGCCGCGGTGCCGAGAAGGCCAGTGACAAGGATCGCCCAGATGACGGTGGAACTCCATGTCACGTGGGCGTGTTCGGCGATGGGAACCGTCGCAAACATCAGGACGGCGGCACCGGCGACTTGCAGGAAGGCGATCGGTTCGAAGCCGTGACGTTCGCTAGCGCGTCCGACGAGGATGATTTGAAATGCGAAACAGACGGCGCAACCCATGCTGAGCAGATCGCCGAGATTCATTTCAGTTAAAGAGAAGCCACGGCTCGTGCCGGCTGGAACGGTGAGGAGGAAGAGACCGACGCAGGCGATCAGGACGCCGAAAATGGTCCACTTGCTGACGTGTTTGCGCCATCCGAAGTGGAGGATCAGCGGCACGAGGACGACGGACATGCCAGTGAGAAGCGCGGACTTCGAGGGCGTGGTCAACTTTAAGCCAGAGGTCTGGAATTCATAGCCGAAGTACATCATGAGCGCGACGAGCATACCGTCGATGAACTCGGCGCGATTCATCTTGCGCAAAGCTTTCCAGTAGACGAGGCCGAGGGCGAGGCCGGCGAGCGTCATGCGGACTGCGTTGAAGAGCAGCGGTGTGACGTCGGCGAGCGCGGCCTTGATCAGAACGAAGGTCGAGCCCCAAACGAAGGTGACGGCGATCAGAAGGATGTGGGCTTTGAGGGAGCGCGACAATTCGAACTAGTCCTTGACGATAGTTTCCTGAGAGGCGATCAGAACCCAGCTATTGTCGCGGCTCTGCCATAGATCTGTCACGCGAGTTCGCAGGACCGTAATGAGGGCAGATTTCCGGAGCTATCCCTTTTGTCGTCGAGATAGAAAGAGCCAGTAAGCGATCACGGTGAACGCGACCGCGTAGATCCCCGACACCCAGAGAGGATCGAGTGCGGGAGGAACACTGCGTTTTCTTGCGTCGTGCTCGAGGTACACGAGAATGGTGAGGGAATGGGGAATGAGGAACACCCAACGCGAAGACAGTGCCGCCAATGCCGCGACCCAGGCCATGAATCCGACGCCGACCGAGACGAGAAAGTTCTTGAACCGCAGGCTAAGGAGATACTGAACCGCCACGATGGGAAGACAAGCGAGGAAATATCGCAGTGTGCCAGCGGCGAAAGTAGTTGCGGGAAGGCGCGATTGCGGAAGCGGAACTCCGGGCAACAACAGACAAGGGCCGACTCCGGAGACGTAGATCCCAAGGTCGAAGAGTACGAGGAACTCCAGCACGAGGAGAACGATCACGGCCAACTTGGAGGAGAAGATCGTCAGCGGATGAAGCGGGAGCGTGAGTACCTGTTTCCATGAGTTGTTGCGGAATTCAATCTGGGTGACGAGAGCCGTGATGAGGATCGCAGCCATGGGCAGAAAGAACACTGCCATGGATTCCCAGGAACTCGCCCAGAGTGACTCCCAGAAGCCGGCGGCGGCGCTGAGCTTGAGTAATTGTTGTCGATGAAACAGCCGTGAGGCGAAGACAATCGCTGGCGTGAAGAGAGCGCCGATCACGATCAACACAGAGCTGAGGCTACGTTTGCGCTTGAGCCATTCGCAGGAAAACGAAATGAAGAAGTCGGCGGCCATCATGAGTGGGACACCATTTCCATGAAGATGTTTTCGAGATCGTCGCCGGAGGGAGTGAGGCCGTAAACGTCGATCCCCTGCTGCACGAGCAGACGATTGATGCGCGCCAGATTCTCGGGCGAAACCGACGGCACGCAAATGCGACCGTCGGCGAAGTGGGCGTCGGGATGATGCGGATGAATCACCTTCAACGCCTGGAGATTGTCGCTTGTGCAAACGGTGGCGGTGCCAGTTGCGAGGGCAGTCTCGCGGAGCTCCGCCAAAGTTCCCTGGAACATCAGTCGGCCGCGATGAATGACACCGACGTGGGTAGCGATCTTCTCGATCTCGCCGAGCAGATGACTTGAGATGAGGATGGTGACGCCGTCTTCGCGGTTGAGTTTCTTGAGCAACTCGCGGATTTCAATAATGCCGCTGGGGTCGAGGCCATTCGTGGGTTCGTCGAGGATGAGAAGGGAAGGGCGATGAAGAAGCGCGATGGCGATGCTGAGCCGCTGCTTCATGCCGAGAGAATATTGCCCAGCTTTCTTGTGACGCGCGGAGAAGAGCCCGAGGGGGGAGAGCACTTCATCGATACGTGTTGCGGGAGCGCGGTGAATTCGCTGCATGATTTGCAGGTTCTCGACCGCGGTGAGGTGCTCATACAGAGACGGCGTCTCGATCAATGAGCCAACGTGCTTGAGGACCTCGATGCGATGAGAATCCAAGTCTCTCTGCAAGATTGAGATCGTGCCCTGCTGTTTTTGGAGCAGTCCAAGGACGAGACGGAGCGTCGTGGTTTTACCGGCGCCGTTTGGTCCTAGAAATCCGTAGATGCTGCCCTCTGCGACCTTGAGATTGACGTCGGTGAGAACAGGAGCCTCATGTCCGGCATAACGGTGGGTGAGGTCTTGGGTCGAGAGGCAAAGGGTTGGCGTTACGTCAGCAGGCATTGGAAAGATGTTTCAAACTTGAGGCTAGAGTTAAAATATCTAGACATAAAATTTAAGTAAAGCTTAAAATTCGGGAACAATGGGGGATATCCGAAAAAGCAGCGAGCGGCTACGGAGATTGGTGACTGTCCTCTTCGTAGGGCTGGCGAGCCTAATTGTTTTGGAACGATTTGGGTGGGTCGCCGTGCCGATTGTGAGGCACACCCTCAGCCGCAGTGCTTGGGTACATTTGGCAGACGAGGTGGTTGGGGCGTGCCCGGAAGTACTTTTCCTGCTCTCGTTGTGGGGGGTCCGTGCGGCGCTGCAGCGGCTTGCACAGGGAGACCTTTACGGCGCCGTCATGGTGCGGATGCTAAAGCGCGTGGGTGCGATGGTGGCAGCCGGATCGTTCCTGAAGGTGTTTGTGGAACCGGCAGCGCATCGGTGGCTTGGGTACGCTCCGGGATACTGGATCGCCTATGACGTCTCAGGAGTGGTGCTCGGCGTGGTGGGACTGGCGCTGATTATCGTAGCGAGAGTGCTTGAGAATGCCGCAGAGTTGAAAGCGGAGTTGGACGGGATTTTCTAATGCCGATCCGCACGACCCTCGACGAGATATTGGCAAAGAAAAACATGACTGCCCGAAGCCTGGCGGAGGCAATCGGAGTCAGTGAAACGCATCTGTCGTTGTTCCGGTCGGGGAAGGTGCGCGGGATCCGGTTCTCGACCCTGGCAAAAATGTGCAAGGTGCTGAATTGCCAGCCAGGAGATCTCGTTGCTTACGTGGAAGGCGATGACGTGGAAGATCTATCTGGCGAGCTTTGATGTGCGATACGCACTCGCGTCGCGAGCCAACAGAAAAGCGAAACTCGGGCTGTCAGTCCGGGGGTTAATGTTGCCAGTAGGTAGCAGCCTGCGAAACGTCTTTATTTTAACGCCTATAGTGGGACACTTCCCATCGCGGGACGACGTTGCTTATTCCACTTCGTACACCGTTTTTCCGCCAACCACAGTGCGCAGAACTTGCGTGCCGAGGATGTCGTGCGGGCGGATGTCGGTGATGTCGCGATCGAGGACGACGAAGTCGGCGTACATGCCGGGGGCGATCCTGCCTTTTAGGCTTTCTTCGAATTGCGCGTAGGCAGCGCCTTCGGTGTAGGCGGCGATGGCTTCATCGATGGTGATCTTCTGGACCGGGAAGAACTCGCGGTTCATGGCTTCGTTCTGGCGGGTGACGGCGGCGTAAAGGCCGCGGAACGGCGTGATTGGTTCGACGGGGTAGTCGGTGCCGAAGGCAAGGGGGACGCCGGCGTCGAGGAAATCGCGCCACGCATAGGAGTAGCGAGCACGCGCGGTGCCTAGGCGGTCAAGCGCCCAATTCATATCAGTGAGTAGGTGGTTGGGCTGCATGGAGGCGATGACGCCGAGTTCCTTGTAACGCTGGAACTGGTCGGACGAGAGCACCTGCGAATGCTCGATGCGGAAGCGCAGATCGTGGAGATCGCGGCCGTTCTGGTTGTGGTCACGAAGGTAGCGCTGGGCTTCGGCGAAGGCGTCGAGGGCCATCTGCACACCCTCGTCACCGATGGCGTGGAAGCCGAGTTGGTAGCCGGCGGCAATGCGTTCATCCGCGAGTTTGTTCAGGGTCTCCTGATCGAACTGTGGCAGACCCTTGTTGGTTGGGTCGTCTTCGTAGGGACGCTGCAAAGCTGCGGTGCGCGAGCCGAGCGAGCCATCCATGAAGCCCTTGAGCATGGTGGTATGCAGCATGGGATCGCTGCCGGGATGATGCGAGCGGTGTTGGTCGAGCGTGTTCAGCTCTGCGGTGAAGGGGAGCCATTCGGCGATGCGTGCCGTGAGCTTGCCTTCGCTCTCGAGTTCTTCGTAAACGAGGAAGTCTTCCCACGGCGAGTTATCTTGCAGCGAGGTGATGCCGTGTTGGGCGGCGTCTTCGAGCGCGAGTTCGATGCCCTTGCGACGCTGCGTCGGCGTAGGTGGCGGGATGATGCTGCTAATCAGGCCCTTTGCGCCTTCGCGGAAGATTCCGGTTGGTTCGCCTTTTGCGTCATGATCGATGGCGCCGCCGGCGGGAGCGGTAGTGCTCTTGTCAACTTTTGCGGCGGTGATTGCGGCGGAGTTGGCGACGGCGATGTGACCGTCGGCACGATCGAAGAAGGCAGGATGTCCAGCGGTGACGGCGTCGAGATCCTTGCGGGTGGGCAGTTTGTTTTCCGTCCACTTGGTCTGGTCCCAACCGCCGCCGAGAATCCACTCGCCGGGGGCGGCGGACTTCACGCGTTCGGCGATGCGCTGCTTCATCTCGTCGAGAGATTTAGTGCCGGCGAGTTCAACGTTGAGCATTTCGCGGCCGCCGTCGCCGAGATGGACGTGAGCGTCGTTGAAGCCGGGCATGACGAACTGGCCTTTGAGGTCGACCAGGGTGGTCTTTTTGCCCTTGTAGATCCAGATTTCTTTGTCGGTGCCGATGGCGAGGAACTTGCCGTCTTTCACCGCGAAGGCACGGGGACGCGGTGCGGGCGATGATGGCTTTGCGGTGTTCTCGTCGTGAGTAGATTGAGTTTCCGCGGCCGCTTTCGAGGGAGCGACGTAAACGTTCGCGTTGTAATAGATCGCGTCCGCTTCTTGCGGGGCAGATTTATTTTCCTTCTTATCGGCAGCCATGAGAGCAGTCGCGGTGAGGAGCACCGCCAGGAGTTCACGTTTCATGAGGGTCTGTTTTTACTCGTCGATGCCGGTGAGAGCCAGCGTCAGAAGCAGGATACGCTTCAAGCCTACTTCGCGTCCGTAGGGATCGAACCACTCGTGAAGAGTGTGGGCGCCGGCTCCGGTTCCACCTGCGCCGAGTGCGATCGCCTCGCGTCCTTGTGAGAGCGGGATGTTGGCGTCCGTGGAGGCGCGCTGGATGCGTGAGGTAATGCTGAGATGCGCGTCTACGGCGCGGACCATGGCCAGCATGGGCGAATCGCTTTTGAGTTCGCCGGCAGGACGATCACCGATGGTGCGGATTTCGATTTCCACGTCGCGGGTCTTTGCGGAGTCCGCGGCGCGGCGCAGAGCTTCTTCCAATCTTTCGATTTCGGCGACTGCTACCGACCGCAAGTCCACGCGCATGCAGGCCATCTCCGGGATGGAGTTGACGGAAGTGCCGCCCTGGATCACGCCGATGTTGTAGGTAGTTTTCGGTTTCGAGGGAAGGGAAGTGGCACTGAATTCCTGGATGATCTTGGAAAGTATGACGATCGGGTTGGGTGCTCCGAAATCGCTCCAGGAATGGCCGCCAGGGCCATTAACGCGGACTTCATAGCGACGACTGCCAAGACCTTCCGCGATGATCGAATCGGTTCCTGCACCGTCGAGGATGATGGAGAACTCGATAGCGTCCTTCCAGCGCGTGTCGTCGAAAATATGGCGGACGCCGCGGAGATTGCCTTCGCCTTCCTCCCCAACATTGCCGATAAAAAGGATTGGCGCTGAGGGGCGAATGCGGCCGTCTTTGATGGCGCCAGCGATGGCAAGCATGGCTACTACGCCGGCGGCGTTGTCCGAAATGCCGGGACCAACCATGCGGTCACGATCACGTTTGATATCGAGTTTGGTCTCGGCAGGGAAAACGGTGTCAAGGTGCGCGCTGATCGAGACGTAGCCGGCAGAGGTGTTGGCGCCGGGCAGGATGGCAAGAACGTTACCGACGGCGTCGGTATGAATGTCTTTCAATCCCAGCTCGCGGAAGCGGAACTGTAGCCAGTCTGCACGGGCGGCCTCACCAAACGGAGGAGCGGGAATTTTTGCGAGCTCAATCTGGCGTTCCTGAAGCTGAAATTCCTTGCGGTGAAGCCAGTCGAAGGCGTCGTGCACCACCTGTAATTGGGCAAGGCGAACGACGCGCTGCTGGGCGGAACGCGCCCATTGGGTCTCGCTTAACCGACCGCGCTTGCTTGTGGCCTCTACCCGAAGTGGTTCGACTGCCGACATAAGCTCCGATAGTACAACAACCTAGGGACGCCCGGCGGGCGCGCAGGGTAATCAGAATTGACACGGTTTGTCGTGCAACAAACTTCGTGCAACTCTCTTCTAAGTTCCCGGTGACAGACTTATGAAACCGGACGACTACAGGACGATGGACAAAATGGGGAAAAAGAACAGCGTTTCCCAGGACCGGCAGGACTGGATTTCCAAGTACCTGGAGTTAGCTGACCGTATCATTCAAGTGCACATGCCGCAACTACCAAAGCCACGAAAACGTCGCGGAACTACAGCTTAGGCCTAGTCAAAATTTTAGTTGAGTTTAACGCACCCTTAATGCGCTTGGCAGGCGAGTGGCCGAACATCATATCGGCGAAGCCGTGGATCTGCTCCCGATACATCCCTTTATAGCCGTACCACCAGGGTTTTTTCATCACAACGCGATCTACGTCGACGTAGCGCACCCGCACCATTTCCTGCATTCCTAACAACCCGTGAGTGCGGCCGATACCGCTGGCTTTGAATCCGCCGTGCGGCGCTTCGCAGATTCCGAATCCGGAGATGGCATCGTTCACCATGACGGTGCCGGCTTCGATTTTCCCGGCAACGGCTTCGCCGCGAGAGCGACTATTCGTCCAGACACTGGCCGCGAGACCGAATTCCGATTCATTGGCCATCGAGATGGCTTGTTCGTCGGTGTCGAAGGGGATGACGGGAAGCAGCGGGCCGAATGTTTCTTCACGCATCAGCTTCATGTCTGGAGTGACGTTGGTGAGGACAGTGGGAGCGTAGAAGTTTGGGCCGAGTTGCGTAAGGCGTTCTCCACCCGTCAGGACCTTCGCACCTTTATCGAGGGCGTCGGCGACCTGACTCTCCACGATCCGCAACTGGCGAGTGTCGATCATTGGTCCGACGTCGGTGTCGCGATCGAAGCCGTCGCCGACCTTGAGCGCTTGGGCCTTCTTCACACACATGTTGACGAATTTTTCGAAGACCGAGCGCTGCACGTAGCAGCGTTCGACAGACAAGCAAGTCTGTCCGGCATTCATGAAGGCGCCCCAGACGGCGCCGCTGCTGGCAACGTCGAGGTCGGCATCGTCGAAGACGATGAAGGGATCTTTACCGCCAAGCTCGAGGACACACGGTAGAAGTTTTTGCGCAGCGGCAACGCTCACGCGACGGCCGGTGGCGACACTTCCGGTGAAGATAATTTTGTCGATCTTGGAGTCGATGAGCGCAGCACCGACTGGTCCTTCACCGAGGACAACCTGCATGATTTCTTTCGGAACGCCGGCTTCGTGGAGCAATGATTGCAACTTCAAAGCACATGCCGGTGTGAGTTCCGACGGCTTCAGAACCACGGCATTCCCAAGAACGAGCGCGGCGAGCGTTTCGGTGGAAGGAATAGAAAATGGATAGTTCCACGGGGAAATAATTCCAATCACGCCGTGCGGTTCGTGGTGGAGCGTTCCGCGCTTGGTCTTCATCGCGGGATTGGAGTGCGGAACAGGCTGGGGTTGCAAAATCTCGGCAGCGTGGCGGGCGACGAATTCGGCAGCATCCTGCACGACGAGTATCTCGGCGCCCATCGCTTCAGGAATCGGTTTGCCGGCTTCGCGCGTGATTAACTCCGCGACTTCGCCTGCCTGTTGATTCAGTAGCTTTCGGAAGCGCCGGATGATGGCGACGCGTTTCTGAACGCCGAGCGCGGCCCAGGCTGGCTGTGCGCGTCGTGCGATGTCAACGGCTTCGTGGACTTCGTCGACGCTGGTGCAGGAATAGGTGCCGACGGTTTCACCCGTGGCGGGATTGGTGCTGATTAATACCGGAGCAGCGATCTTGGTATCGGTAGCCATGGCGGCCTCCCGGCATCCGGGAACTCCAAATCCCTGTTGCCCTTTGCTGATCAGTTGGACGGCTTGTGTGTGCCGTCAGTATTCCACATTCACGAGATAAAGTCCGCTGGCGGGGGCTGCAGGGCCGGCAGCGCTGCGTGACTTTTCCCGCAAAATCTTAGCCATCGATTCCGCAGGATGCTGCCACTTGCCGAAATCCACGAACGTTCCCACAAGATTGCGGACCATGTGGTGAAGAAATCCGTTGCCACGCACTTCGAAGATAAGTTCGTGGCCTTCCGTGCGCCAGACAGCGTCGTAGATGGTGCGCACGTTGCTTGGCCCATCCTCGTCTTCGGCGTCGCGTATTCGCTGCGCCCGGTCAGGATCGCTTGCCGCAAAGGAGGTGAAGTCGTGTTCGCCTTGGATGAACGCGGTCGCACTCTGCATTACAGATTCGTCGAGCCGCCACGGGTAATGCCACACATAATGCGCCAGAAAGGGTGAGCAGATTGCGGCGCGGTAGATGCGGTAACGATAGGTTTTCCCTTTTGCGGAATGACGTGCGTGAAAGTCCGGCGCAGCTTCTCCGACGGTTAGTGCTCGGATCGATGGCGGAAGCTTGTCATTGAGCGCGATGTGCAGCCCATCCGCCGGGATTGGCGTTTGCAACGCGACGCTCGCTACCTGTCCCAGGGCGTGGACACCAGCGTCGGTGCGGCCTGAGCCTTGCGGTAACGTCTGCTCTCCTGTGATGCGCTCGATGGTTTCGGCGAGCGTGCCTTGAATGGTCGGTTTGCCGGGCTGGATTTGCCAGCCGTGAAACTCGTGGCCATCGTAGGCGAGCGTGATTTTGAAGTTCCGCGGCATGCCAAATTAGAGGAGTTGCGAGGCGCGAATTAACTGCTGTCACCGCCTTAGCAACTCCGTTCGTATAGTATTAACACTTGCGTTCCAGTGACTTAAAACCTTCTTCGCGGAAGCCCCAAAGTTAATTCTTGTGAAGAATTTTGAACCTTGGCATAGCCGCTCACGTATCTAAATGCGGAAGCCAGAACTGCACTTGTAAGTCTTTCATTTATTGGAGAAATGCGAATGTCCGTTTCGCGCACGGTTGTGATCACGGCCAGAACTGTTATTTTTTCCATGATGTTGGGGATGGTCGCCCCTGCATTCGCGCAGAACCAGGCCCCCGCGCCGACGCCGAACCTTCCGGACGCTCCGAAGGCGGCTTCCGCCTCCGCGCCGGTGAATGGCGGTGTGATGAGCGTGGACTACAGCAAGCCGAAGACCTACTGGTTCAACCCGGTCGGTACTTACTCGGAGCGCAAAGTTCCAGCGCCGAATTTCGCAAACACCGCGCGGGTTGACTCGGTGATGCGCGACGGCAAAATCTATCTCTCGATGAGCGACGCCCTTGCGCTCGCGCTCGAGAACAACCTCGATATCGCGATTGCGCGCTATAACCTTCCTATCGCCGACACGGATATCCTCTCGACCAAGGCTGGTTCGGCGGCACGCGGCGTGAACGCCGGCGTGGTGCAGAATACGCCCGGTGGCGGCGTGGGTGGAATTGGGGCCAGCAGCACGGGTGGCGGCGCCGGCGGCACGACGGCCGGAGCAGGCGGCGTGGGTACTGGTATAGGTGGCATCGTCGCCAGCACGACAGGCGCGGGCTCCACGGTGGGCAACTACGATCCGTTTATCACTGGCAATGTTCAGGGTGAACACACGCGTGCCGTAGTGACGACTAGTTACATCCCGGTACCGTTCATCGTGCAGAACAACACGACGTACAACTTTAACTATGCGCAGTCGTGGTACACCGGTACGTCGGCGAACATTGGCTGGCAGAACACTCGCCAGGCCGGTGGATTGAACGTGCTGGATCCCTACCTCAATAGCACCTTCCGCTTCACGCTGACGCAGCACTTGCTGCAAGGCTTCGGACTTGGGCCGAATATGCGATTCATTCGCATCGCCCAGAACGATAAGAAAATCACCGACAGCGCGTTCCGGCAGCAGGTCCGTGAGACGGTTTCGCAGATCCAGAACATCTACTGGGACCTGGTTGCGGCCTACGAAGACGTAAAAGTGAAGCAGCGCGCTCTTGAATTTGCGCAGCGCACCTTCTCCGACAATCAGAAGCAGGTGCAGATTGGCACCCTGGCTCCGATTGAAGTGGTGCACGCACAGAGCACGGTGTCGACCGCGCAGCAGGACCTGATCGTTTCGCAGACGAGCCTTCAGCTGCAGCAGTTGCTGATGAAGAATGCGATCACCCGTAACATGGGCGATCCGATTCTCGCGGCGGCGGAAGTGATTCCAACCGACACGATGCAGGTGGATGCCAACGAGGTCGACGCTTCGGTGGACGAGTTGATCAAGACGGCGCAGGAACACAGCCCGGAAATCGAGCAGGCGCAGATTGACTTGAAGAACCGCGAAATCACCATGAAGTCGACGAAGAACGCGCTGCTGCCCTCGTTGGACGCCTACGGGTTCTACGGGGCGGCTGGTAACGCTGGAGAGCCAATCCCCGGAGCGGGCAGCACGATTAACCCGTCCGGCTACGGCGATGCTCTTGGTCACCTCGTGGACAGCTCCTCGCCGGACAAAGGTCTCGGTGTGACTCTTACTATCCCGATCCGCAACCGCGCGGCGCAGGCCACGCAGGTTCGGTCGCAGCTGGAATTCCGCCAAGCGCAGATGCGTTTGCAGCAGCTGTTTAACCAGGTAAACATCCAGGTGCGCAACGCGGCGTTTGCGGTGCAACAGGACCGCGCCCGCGTGAAGGCCGCGCAGGCCAGCCGCGAATATGCGTTGCAGAGCCTTGAGGCCGAGCAGAAGAAGTACGCTCTCGGTGCGTCCACGAGCACGCTGGTACTGCAGAACCAGAGCGGGTTCGAAAACGCCGAGAACTTACTGGTTTCGGCGCTCACCGCCTATGAGAAGCACAAGGTCGAACTGGATCGTGTGACATCGCAGACGCTGGACAAGAACCGAATCGAACTGGCCGACAGCACCAAGGGCGTGGTAAACACCGCGCCGCAAGTGCCGGGGGTGATCAAGATCACCTCGGACGTCAACAACCCGGCGAACGAGCCACAGCACCCAGCGCCGCCGC
This window encodes:
- a CDS encoding TolC family protein — translated: MSVSRTVVITARTVIFSMMLGMVAPAFAQNQAPAPTPNLPDAPKAASASAPVNGGVMSVDYSKPKTYWFNPVGTYSERKVPAPNFANTARVDSVMRDGKIYLSMSDALALALENNLDIAIARYNLPIADTDILSTKAGSAARGVNAGVVQNTPGGGVGGIGASSTGGGAGGTTAGAGGVGTGIGGIVASTTGAGSTVGNYDPFITGNVQGEHTRAVVTTSYIPVPFIVQNNTTYNFNYAQSWYTGTSANIGWQNTRQAGGLNVLDPYLNSTFRFTLTQHLLQGFGLGPNMRFIRIAQNDKKITDSAFRQQVRETVSQIQNIYWDLVAAYEDVKVKQRALEFAQRTFSDNQKQVQIGTLAPIEVVHAQSTVSTAQQDLIVSQTSLQLQQLLMKNAITRNMGDPILAAAEVIPTDTMQVDANEVDASVDELIKTAQEHSPEIEQAQIDLKNREITMKSTKNALLPSLDAYGFYGAAGNAGEPIPGAGSTINPSGYGDALGHLVDSSSPDKGLGVTLTIPIRNRAAQATQVRSQLEFRQAQMRLQQLFNQVNIQVRNAAFAVQQDRARVKAAQASREYALQSLEAEQKKYALGASTSTLVLQNQSGFENAENLLVSALTAYEKHKVELDRVTSQTLDKNRIELADSTKGVVNTAPQVPGVIKITSDVNNPANEPQHPAPPQQPQPETPQQPQK